From Aythya fuligula isolate bAytFul2 chromosome 20, bAytFul2.pri, whole genome shotgun sequence, a single genomic window includes:
- the LOC116497327 gene encoding C-C motif chemokine 4 homolog produces the protein MKVSVVALAVLIAAFCYQTSAAPIDSDPPTSCCFTYVQRELPRSFVTDYYETNSLCSQPGVVFITRKGREICANPEHDWVKKYVTELELN, from the exons ATGAAGGTCTCTGTGGTTGCCCTGGCTGTTCTCATCGCCGCCTTCTGCTACCAGACCTCTGCTGCACCAA TTGACTCTGACCCACCAACCTCCTGCTGTTTCACCTACGTCCAACGGGAGCTGCCCCGTAGCTTTGTGACCGACTACTATGAGACCAACAGCCTGTGCTCCCAGCCAGGTGTCGT GTTCATCACAAGGAAGGGACGTGAAATCTGTGCCAACCCTGAACATGACTGGGTCAAGAAGTACGTGACTGAGCTGGAACTGAACTGA
- the LOC116497229 gene encoding E3 ubiquitin-protein ligase TRIM39-like, producing MALSGALERLQEEAICSICLEYMTEPVSVDCGHNFCHGCITKHCQEKCLWNDAPFSCPQCRAPCRRSSLRPNRQLANIVESIRQLRLGGGVVPGTPLCTQHDERLKLFCEVDEEAICVVCRESQHHRSHAVYPIEEAAQVYKVKLQKVLEHLSKEVEDMKKCESVTKMKIQECKETVKKKRERIVSEFGKLHRLLAAEEKLLLQKLEEEEKQILVMISESMFRLVEQKSLLDELILEIKEKMHLPDEGLLKDMKCILSRCEAVKFQTPKAVSVTLKEDYSIPERCLGMREMLKKFKVDVTLDPETAHPDLILSEDHKSVRRGGRKLLLSFFDNTRRFNSAPVVLGVQLFFSGRHYWEVHVGDKPEWGLGLCKEAASRKGNILFSPNNGYWVLRLQNGSNYEALTCPISHLTLSIRPRCIGIFLDYEAGEISFYNVTDRSHLYTFTDKFSGKLRPLFYLGSFLGGKNAEPLVISWMRDMQGTGCIVL from the exons ATGGCCCTCTCCGGAGCCCTGGAGCGTCTGCAGGAGGAGGCCATCTGCTCTATCTGCCTGGAGTACATGACTGAGCCCGTCAGTGTCGACTGCGGGCACAACTTCTGCCATGGCTGCATCACCAAGCACTGCCAGGAGAAGTGTCTCTGGAATGACGCGCCCTTCTCCTGCCCGCAGTGCCGGGCCCCCTGCCGCCGCAGCAGCCTGCGCCCCAACAGGCAGCTGGCCAACATCGTGGAGAGCATCCggcagctgaggctgggggGCGGCGTGGTGCCAGGGACCCCACTCTGTACCCAGCACGACGAGCGCCTCAAGCTCTTCTGTGAGGTGGATGAAGAGGCCATCTGCGTGGTGTGCCGGGAGTCCCAGCACCACCGCTCCCACGCTGTCTACCCCATTGAGGAGGCTGCACAGGTGTACAAG gTGAAACTCCAGAAAGTGTTGGAACATCTTTCCAAGGAAGTAGAGGATATGAAGAAATGTGAGTCAGTGACAAAGATGAAAATCCAGGAGTGCAAG GagacagtgaagaaaaagcGGGAGAGGATTGTGAGCGAGTTTGGGAAGCTGCATcggctgctggctgctgaggaGAAGCTGCTTCTTcagaagctggaggaggaggagaagcagattCTAGTGATGATCTCTGAAAGCATGTTTAGGCTGGTGGAGCAGAAGTCCTTGCTGGATGAGCTGATCCTGGagataaaggagaaaatgcacCTGCCGGACGAGGGGCTTCTCAAG GACATGAAATGCATCCTGAGCAG GTGTGAAGCGGTGAAGTTCCAGACCCCTAAAGCTGTGTCTGTGACCCTGAAGGAGGACTACAGCATTCCGGAGCGCTGTCTGGGCATGAGGGAAATGCTGAAGAAGTTCAAAG TGGACGTGACTCTAGACCCTGAGACAGCGCACCCTGATCTTATCCTATCCGAAGACCACAAGAGCGTGCGGCGTGGGGGCAGGAAACTGCTCCTGTCCTTCTTCGACAACACCAGGAGGTTTAACTCCGCTCCGGTGGTGCTGGGAGTGCAGCTCTTCTTCTCAGGCCGCCACTACTGGGAGGTGCATGTGGGAGACAAGCCGGAGTGGGGCTTAGGGCTGTGCAAGGAGGCTGCCAGCCGGAAAGGCAACATCCTCTTCTCTCCAAACAATGGCTACTGGGTGCTACGGCTGCAGAATGGCAGCAACTATGAGGCCCTGACCTGTCCCATCTCCCATCTGACCCTGAGCATCAGACCCCGGTGCATCGGCATCTTCCTGGACTACGAGGCTGGAGAAATCTCCTTCTACAATGTGACCGACCGCTCCCACCTTTACACTTTCACTGACAAGTTCTCAGGGAAGCTCCGTCCTCTTTTCTACCTGGGTTCCTTCTTGGGGGGCAAAAATGCAGAGCCCTTGGTGATCTCCTGGATGAGGGACATGCAGGGGACTGGCTGCATCGTCCTGTAA